Genomic window (Insulibacter thermoxylanivorax):
CTTCTCCCGCTGCACGACCCAGACATCGTTGGCCCCCGGCGCCAGAATCTCGCTGATCACGCCGAGTACTTCGCCATCCTCTGTGATCACTTCGCAGCCGATGATCTCGTGGTAATAGTACTCGCCCGGCGGCAGCTCGGAGAGATACTTCGAGCTGACCTTCAAGAGGCCCCCTTTGAATCGCTCAACTTCATTGATATCATCGAATTGTTCGAATTTGATCAGATAGGTTTTCTTATGAAGCTTGACCGATTCTACAGTAACAGGGATCCGTGCGTCCAATTTCTCATGTTCGATCACTAATTCGCTGCCTTGACTGAAGCGCTCCTCAGGAAAATCCGTCGTAGGCCAGATCTTAAGATGCCCTCTCAGCCCGTGGGTGTTGACGATTTTGCCGACAGTGTAGAAGGTTTCCTGCATAGCTCTCTCTCCTTATGCGGTGATCGAAAATATAGAAAAAGGGCGAGGAAGGATCCCTGCCCTACGATAGAATATCGACAGCTACCCGTTTCTGCTCTTTCACTGCCGCTGATGTAACGACCGTGCGGATCGCCTTGGCGATCCTCCCCTGTTTGCCTATCACTTTGCCGACATCGCTGGGATGAACCGAGAGTTCATACACGATCAGATGTTCCTTCTGTTTCTCTGTAACGCGGACTTCTTCGGGATGGTCAACCAATCTCTTGGCGATGACACTGACTAATTCTTTCACCATTATATCCCCCGAATCCAAACATTATTTCTGCAGTTTGCTTTCGTGGAACTTCTTCATGATGCCGGCTTTGCTGAACAGGCTGCGAACCGTGTCCGACGGCTTTGCGCCGACCTGCAGCCACTTTAGGGCTTTCTCCTCATCGATCGTCACTGCAGCAGGATCAGTCAGCGGGTTATAAGTACCGATCTCCTCAATAAAGCGACCGTCGCGCGGAGAACGGGAATCCGTTACGACCAAGCGATAGTAAGGTCTCTTGCGAGCACCCATGCGCTTCAGACGAATGCGTGTTGCCATGTTGTCTTCACCTCCTTCTCAGAATCTTGCTGTTATAAGTCATTTGGGATAGAAAAAAATCGGTAATCATTTATTTAACGCCCGGTGTATCAGCCGAACGGGAAGCGGAAGCCCTTGTTCTTGCTGAGTTTCTTCAGCGCCTTGCCCCTGCTGCCGCTCATCATGTTCGAGAATTGCTTCATCATCTTGCGCATGTCTTCGAACTGCTTGAGCAGGCGGTTCACATCCTGCAGAGTGGTTCCGCTGCCCTTGGCGATGCGCTTGCGGCGGCTGGCATTGATGATCTCAGGCCGGCGGCGCTCCTCTGGGGTCATCGACTTGATGATCGCTTCGGTGCGCGCCATCTGCTTCTCGTCGACCTTCAGGTCTTTGAGCCCTTTGGCCTTGCCGATGCCCGGCAGCATATCGAGAAGCTGATCCAGTGGTCCCAGCTTCTTGATCTGCTCCAGCTGTTCCTGGAAGTCCTCCAGCGTAAACTCCGCCCGGCGCATCTTGCGCTCGAGTTCCGCTGCCTTCTCCGCATCGATGCTGGCCTGCGCCTTCTCGATCAGCGAGAGCATATCGCCCATGCCGAGGATGCGGGAGGCCATTCGCTCTGGATGGAAAGGCTCCAGCGCATCGATCTTCTCGCCCATCGCTGCAAACTTGATCGGGCAGCCGGTGACGGCCTTGACGGAGATCGCTGCACCGCCGCGGGTATCGCCGTCCAGCTTGGTCAGCACGACGCCCGTCAGCTCCAATTGCTCGTTGAAGCTCTGCGCCACATTCACCGCGTCCTGTCCGGTCATCGCATCGACGACGAGCAGGATCTCATCCGGCTTCACCGCATCGCGGATCTGCTTCAGCTCATCCATCAGCTCTTCATCGATATGAAGGCGTCCAGCCGTATCGATGATCACATAGTCGAGATGGTTCTCCTTGGCATGTTCAACGGCCTTCGCCGCGATCTCAACCGGGTTCGTCTCGCCAAGCGAGAACACGGGCACCTTGATCTGTTCGCCCAGGATCTGCAATTGTTTGATCGCAGCCGGGCGGTAGATATCCGCCGCGACGAGAAGCGGCTTGTGATTCTGCTTCTGGAGCAGGCGCGCGAGCTTCCCGGAAGTCGTCGTCTTACCCGCACCCTGCAGCCCCGCCATCATGATCACCGTGGGCGGGCGCGTCGAACGGGCCAGCTTGCTGTGGGTGCCGCCCATCAGCTCCGTTAATTCCTTATTGACGATATCGATGACGACCATACCCGGCGTGAAGCTCTTCAACACTTCCTGACCGATCGCGCGTTCTCTGACTTTATTGATAAAGTCTCTGACGACCTTGAAGTTCACGTCCGCTTCCAACAGCGCCAGACGCACTTCTCGCAGCGCTTCGTTAACATCTTCCTCCGTTACCTTGCCCTTGCCGCGCAGCTTGCTGAACACACTCTGCAGCCTGCCGGTCAACCCTTCAAACGCCACAGGATCTCCTCCAATGCTAAGGGAAATTCCAATATCATCAACATACTGCAGCGATTATGTTCGGTCTACTTCCTCCAACTGCATGAGCAGCCGTTCGATCGCTGTTCTCTGCTCATCTGACAGCTGTCTCGCGATCTCTCTCATCTCATGAATCGTCCGCTGCCTCTGTTCATGGCGGGACAGAAGACCGAGCTTGTCCTCGTAATCCTCGAGGATCGCCTCAGTACGTTTAAGTTGATCATACACTGCTTGTCTAGACACTGCAAACTCGGCAGCGATCTCACTCAGCGAGTAATCATCATGGAAATAATATTGCATATATGTGCGCTGTCTCTCTGTGAGCAGCGAGCCGTACCAATCAAACAGGAGGTTCATGCGCGTCGTTTTGGCTAACATTTCTTGTTCGGATGCATGCTTCACCATGCGTCATGCCCCCTTTCCTTCAAGAGGGTGTAAAGGAACTATCCTTGACACTGATCATAACCTCTACTATATTAACGAATCCATCTATGGCTGTCAAGCTGATTTTCTTGTCACCTCTATGAACCGCAAAAAAACCGATGACTCTACAGCAAGAGATTCATCGGCGATCGTTCATTGATGACTCATTGATAATTTTTTAGGAATCATTGGGGGGGCTTTGGTGATTCTTGTGGATTCATCGGCGGTGATCTATCCCCGACTGATCGATCGGGATCTATCATCGACCTATCGGTGATTCTCATCGATTTATCGGTGATTAAGCGGTACTCAAGCGGCGGGCTGGTGAGGAAGCATTGCTCGAATGATTGGATCAACCTCTTAAGGCTGCTGATCGTTCTCCGGATTTTGTATGATTTTTAGGATAAAACACCTGCAGTTGCAGCTTTTCTTTCGGAAATTGTACGATTTTTAGGTCAAAATCTGCTAGATTCGCCATTTAATGCACCATCTTATACGAAATTTCGTACAAAACACTGCGGCAGATGGCTTGTCCTCCAGCCTTTATCCCATTTTTCGTATAAAACTCCTTGGAACAGATATCCCCAACATGTTTTTGTTCTATATTCTTACAAAACTTTCGCTTGCTCCATGTTCAGCCCCATCTATGCTCTGGCTTATCCATGCTTTGGATCATCCACGATTTGGGCCCATCCATGCTTTGATTCATCCACGCCTCCCACTCATGCTCCGCTCCACGAATGTTCCATCGACGAGAAACCAAGCATCTGTTCTCCCAATCTATTGCAAGATTCCCATGCTTTCGATATGCTTCTTCGTCTCAGGAGTTCCGAGCTCATGGATCTTGCGGTAGATAGCCTTAAGCTGATCATCATATCGGTCATTCTCGGCGTCATCATGGTATTGCACATAGGGGATATGCGATCGCAGCGCGGATTCGCGGTCCAGGTCATCCAGTGCCTCAAACATCCCTTGCAGGGATGCCACATCCTCTTCTGAAGCAAGAATTTCAAATTCATATGCACTGTCGCTTTGCTGCTCCATAACCGATTCAGCCTGCACCGAAACATAATAAGTTCGTTTGTCCATCATCTTTGCCCTCCCGATGTCATGCGTTCTATGGTACGTCATACGTTTCACGGCTCGTCATTCGTTATACATAACATCATGTCTTCAACGCTGCGTCCGACCGTACTTTTTCAGATCCTGTACTCGTCCGGGCTTCATGTTTCGCATCCTCATATCCTGTTTCTTTAACATTAAGTTCATTACTCGTTTGATGCTCTCCTAATGCTTTTCTTTATGCTCTCTTTGCTCCGCCGACATCCTGCCCCGTACTTCCCAAGATGATGCACTACCCGCCTGGATACGCGCCTCCGGGATACTTTATCAAAAAGTATACGGCTACGAATAAGATGAGAATTATGAAGATCACATAGGTCCATAGGATGGGATTGGCTTTCATTTTGTGTTTTGAAACCGTACCGCTGACCCCTTCGTCTAGAACTTCGCCTTTTCTCTTCTCCATTGCCACTCGCAGCGAAGAGATTAGACCTAAAGCAACGACTACGATGGATAGTATAAGCAGCACTTGCCACCAGGGCATGGAATCCTCCTGCCTTTCCTGCCGTACGGCCTGTCGCACGGATACTTTATCCTTATCTTTCCGCTTCAAGCCGTCGTTCATACATCCTGCCCGCTTACGGAGCACGAAATATATTTAAATTGTGCGGTCTAGTATGTAATTGGTGCGTGAGACAACATTTTCTGGTGATTCAACTTTTGACGATAGAGAACCCGTACGTGAGACGACAAAATGTGTTGATCCAGCCCCACAACGGCGAAAGCCAGACGCGAGACGACAGATCCTGTTGACTCAACTTGGGCCAATGGGGATCCAGTACGTGAGACGATAATTCTATTGACTCATAACTCTTAACTCAGCATTCTCCATTTCAAAACCCGATCATAATCAGATAATGAAAAAAAGCCGGCCGCCCTTTAGGCAGCCAGCGTTACATAAACACTATCTTGTTTCTACATCTTGATTCTACACTTCCGACGACTCCATATCCTCTTCCGTGACCAAACCAGCGAACAGAGCATGGACGAACTGCTCCGAATCGAAGGGTTCTAAGTCGTCCATCTTTTCACCCAGACCGACGAACTTCACGGGGATATTCAACTCATTGCGAATCGCGATGACGATGCCGCCCTTGGCGGTGCCGTCCAGTTTGCTGAGCACAAGCCCTGTGACGCCCGTCTTCTCGCCGAATAACTTCGCTTGGCTCAGGGCGTTCTGCCCCGTCGTCGCATCGACGACGAGCAGCACCTCATGGGGGGCCCCCGGTACTTCACGGCCGATTACGCGGTAGATCTTGTTCAGCTCCTCCATCAGGTTCGTCTTGTTCTGCAGACGACCTGCGGTATCACAGAGCAGGACGTCGATCTTGCGCTGTTTGGCCGCTTGCACCGCATCGTAGATCACCGCTGCCGGATCAGAGCCGGCTTGGTGTTTGATCACGTCCACGCCGACACGCTGTCCCCATACTTCCAACTGCTCAATCGCTCCAGCGCGGAAGGTGTCCCCCGCTGCCAGAAGCACTGATTTGCCTTGGCTTTTGAGACGGTGGGCCAGCTTGCCGATGGTCGTCGTTTTGCCTACGCCGTTAACCCCGACGAACAGGATCACCGTCAAGCCGTCTTCGTTCAAGCGAAGTTCCACATCGGTGTCATCGCCCTTTAGCAAGGACACGAGTTTCTCGGAGAGGATCGGCTTAAGCTGTCCGGCATCCTCGATCCGCTGTTTCTTCACTTCGCTGCGCAGATCATCGATCAGCTCCATCACCGTTGTCACGCCGACATCGGCGCTGATCAAGATCTCCTCCAGCTCTTCATAGAATGCCTCGTCGATCTTCTTATATCTGCGCAAGAGGTCATCCATCTTCTCCGTAAAGGCGCTCGTCGTCTTCTGCAAGCCTTCTTTGAACTTCGTTGTAACGCTCTCCGCCTTTGTGGAGATCGACTCGCGTAACTTTTTGAAAAAATTCATCTTCCAACCTCCGCCAACTGATAGTTCCACAACTGATTGAATCCCTTGAACTCCCTTGGATTCGCTGGAATCCCCTTAACATCCCTTGGTTTCTCTACGATTCGCTTGAATCGCTTAGATACGCTGAGACGTGCCTGATCCACGCTTTATGCCGATACGGGTTCACCGTCTTCCAACCGTACCGATACCAGCTTCGATACGCCGTCTTCTTCCATCGTCACGCCGTACAGGACGTCCGCTTCCTCCATCGTGCCCTTGCGGTGCGTGACCACGATGAACTGCGTCTGATTGGAGAATTCCCGCAGATAAGATGCGAAGCGCGAGACATTCGCTTCATCGAGGGCTGCCTCTACTTCGTCCAGCACGCAGAAGGGCACGGGACGAACGTGGATGATCGCAAACAGCAGCGCGATCGCCGTGAGCGCCTTCTCACCGCCGGAGAGAAGCTGAAGATTCTGCAGCTTCTTGCCCGGCGGCTGGGCGATGATATCGATACCGGTCTCCAGGATATTGTCGGGATCGCTCAATATGAGATCAGCCCGTCCGCCGCCGAACAGCTTTACGAACACCTTCTTGAATTGCTCGCGAATCTGTTCGAAGGTTTGGGTGAAGCGCTCCGACATCTCCCGTTCGATATCCTTGATCACCTCGTACAAAGTTTCCTTCGCTTCGACGAGGTCATTCTTCTGACGGGTGAGGAAATCATACCGTTCACTCACGCGCTCATACTCATCAATCGCGCCGAGGTTCACATCGCCGAGCTGAGTGATCCGGCGTTTTAGATCCCTGACAGCCGCCTGCGTGCCCAGGATGTCCTGAGGAACTGGATACCTTTCCTTAGCGAGCTCATAACCAATCTCATAATCTTCAGCCAGATGCTTAAGCAGGTTGTCCAGCTCGACATCGAGACGGTTCAGCCGCACTTCCAGCTGGTGTACTCT
Coding sequences:
- the rimM gene encoding ribosome maturation factor RimM (Essential for efficient processing of 16S rRNA) is translated as MQETFYTVGKIVNTHGLRGHLKIWPTTDFPEERFSQGSELVIEHEKLDARIPVTVESVKLHKKTYLIKFEQFDDINEVERFKGGLLKVSSKYLSELPPGEYYYHEIIGCEVITEDGEVLGVISEILAPGANDVWVVQREKGKPVLIPYIDEVVKEVDVQNKRVKIHLMEGLI
- a CDS encoding KH domain-containing protein is translated as MKELVSVIAKRLVDHPEEVRVTEKQKEHLIVYELSVHPSDVGKVIGKQGRIAKAIRTVVTSAAVKEQKRVAVDILS
- the rpsP gene encoding 30S ribosomal protein S16 — encoded protein: MATRIRLKRMGARKRPYYRLVVTDSRSPRDGRFIEEIGTYNPLTDPAAVTIDEEKALKWLQVGAKPSDTVRSLFSKAGIMKKFHESKLQK
- the ffh gene encoding signal recognition particle protein, translating into MAFEGLTGRLQSVFSKLRGKGKVTEEDVNEALREVRLALLEADVNFKVVRDFINKVRERAIGQEVLKSFTPGMVVIDIVNKELTELMGGTHSKLARSTRPPTVIMMAGLQGAGKTTTSGKLARLLQKQNHKPLLVAADIYRPAAIKQLQILGEQIKVPVFSLGETNPVEIAAKAVEHAKENHLDYVIIDTAGRLHIDEELMDELKQIRDAVKPDEILLVVDAMTGQDAVNVAQSFNEQLELTGVVLTKLDGDTRGGAAISVKAVTGCPIKFAAMGEKIDALEPFHPERMASRILGMGDMLSLIEKAQASIDAEKAAELERKMRRAEFTLEDFQEQLEQIKKLGPLDQLLDMLPGIGKAKGLKDLKVDEKQMARTEAIIKSMTPEERRRPEIINASRRKRIAKGSGTTLQDVNRLLKQFEDMRKMMKQFSNMMSGSRGKALKKLSKNKGFRFPFG
- a CDS encoding putative DNA-binding protein — translated: MVKHASEQEMLAKTTRMNLLFDWYGSLLTERQRTYMQYYFHDDYSLSEIAAEFAVSRQAVYDQLKRTEAILEDYEDKLGLLSRHEQRQRTIHEMREIARQLSDEQRTAIERLLMQLEEVDRT
- the ftsY gene encoding signal recognition particle-docking protein FtsY, coding for MNFFKKLRESISTKAESVTTKFKEGLQKTTSAFTEKMDDLLRRYKKIDEAFYEELEEILISADVGVTTVMELIDDLRSEVKKQRIEDAGQLKPILSEKLVSLLKGDDTDVELRLNEDGLTVILFVGVNGVGKTTTIGKLAHRLKSQGKSVLLAAGDTFRAGAIEQLEVWGQRVGVDVIKHQAGSDPAAVIYDAVQAAKQRKIDVLLCDTAGRLQNKTNLMEELNKIYRVIGREVPGAPHEVLLVVDATTGQNALSQAKLFGEKTGVTGLVLSKLDGTAKGGIVIAIRNELNIPVKFVGLGEKMDDLEPFDSEQFVHALFAGLVTEEDMESSEV